Proteins from a genomic interval of Streptomyces sp. Tu6071:
- a CDS encoding aromatic amino acid lyase, translating into MADNPFSVSLLGGALVPAATASTPLSPAGEDVVPGGGGRGPGHGLAPRAADVVRIVDGARPARLTPAALAPARRAWHAARELAASGRVYGRSTGVGANRTDDVHDADHGLRLLRSHAGAIGPRVPAREARALLAVRAQQLLAGGAGLDPSVVVALTEALREGAAPVLHTYGGVGTGDLGPLAQLGLALTGEGAWEGGTPPRPMALDSNDALALISSNALAIGRACLALEESRTLLRAANGIAALSLLAVDGSAEPFAAPVAAARPYRGQLLASARVRDWLGLPARPAPPAGRIQDPFAFRCLPQTLGPAYDAADALDAVLAVELSAAAENPLISAGDGAAYHHGNFYAGQLGLALDSFRLALLPVARSAAARLAALCEPAFTGLRPFLGDTATASSGVMILEYAAASAVAETQALAQPASLGHAVLSRGVEEQAGFASLSAAQSLRVPPLLRHVLGCELVAAVRALRMSGRAPLPGTPAARALALALDTLPADPRDRPLTTDVALAEELVGRFAEW; encoded by the coding sequence ATGGCTGACAATCCCTTCTCCGTGTCCCTGCTCGGCGGTGCGCTCGTGCCCGCCGCCACCGCTTCTACCCCCCTCTCCCCCGCGGGCGAGGACGTCGTCCCGGGCGGTGGAGGGCGCGGGCCGGGGCACGGGCTCGCGCCGCGCGCCGCCGACGTCGTCCGCATCGTGGACGGGGCGCGGCCCGCGCGGCTCACCCCCGCCGCGCTGGCCCCGGCCCGTCGCGCCTGGCACGCGGCCCGCGAGCTGGCGGCCTCGGGCCGGGTGTACGGGCGCTCGACGGGCGTCGGCGCCAACCGCACCGACGACGTGCACGACGCGGACCACGGACTGCGGCTGCTGCGCAGCCACGCCGGGGCGATCGGCCCCCGCGTCCCCGCCCGCGAGGCGCGCGCCCTGCTCGCCGTGCGCGCGCAGCAGCTCCTCGCCGGGGGCGCCGGTCTCGACCCGAGCGTCGTCGTCGCGCTCACCGAGGCGCTGCGCGAAGGCGCCGCACCCGTCCTGCACACGTACGGCGGCGTCGGCACCGGCGACCTCGGCCCCCTCGCCCAGCTCGGCCTCGCCCTGACCGGCGAGGGCGCCTGGGAGGGCGGCACCCCACCGCGGCCCATGGCCCTCGACTCGAACGACGCGCTCGCCCTCATCAGCTCCAACGCGCTCGCCATCGGGCGCGCCTGCCTCGCCCTGGAGGAGTCGCGCACGCTCCTGCGCGCCGCGAACGGGATCGCCGCGCTCTCGCTCCTCGCCGTGGACGGCTCGGCGGAGCCCTTCGCGGCCCCGGTCGCCGCGGCACGCCCCTACCGGGGCCAGCTCCTCGCCTCGGCGCGGGTACGCGACTGGCTCGGGCTGCCCGCGCGGCCCGCGCCGCCCGCGGGCCGTATCCAGGACCCCTTCGCCTTCCGCTGCCTGCCTCAGACGCTCGGCCCGGCCTACGACGCCGCCGACGCGCTCGACGCGGTGCTCGCCGTGGAGCTGTCGGCCGCCGCCGAGAACCCGCTGATCAGCGCGGGGGACGGCGCGGCGTACCACCACGGCAACTTCTACGCGGGGCAGCTCGGCCTCGCGCTCGACTCCTTCCGCCTCGCGCTCCTGCCCGTCGCCCGCTCCGCCGCCGCGCGCCTCGCCGCGCTGTGCGAGCCGGCCTTCACCGGCCTGCGGCCCTTCCTCGGCGACACGGCGACCGCTTCCTCGGGCGTCATGATCCTGGAGTACGCGGCGGCCTCGGCCGTCGCCGAGACGCAGGCCCTCGCCCAGCCCGCGAGCCTCGGACACGCCGTGCTCTCGCGCGGTGTCGAGGAGCAGGCCGGTTTCGCCTCGCTCTCCGCCGCGCAGTCGCTGCGGGTCCCCCCGCTGCTGCGGCATGTGCTCGGCTGCGAACTGGTCGCGGCGGTACGCGCGTTGCGGATGAGCGGGCGGGCGCCCCTGCCGGGGACCCCGGCGGCGCGGGCCCTCGCGCTCGCCCTCGACACCCTTCCCGCCGACCCGCGGGACCGCCCGCTCACCACCGACGTGGCCCTCGCGGAGGAGCTGGTGGGGCGGTTCGCGGAGTGGTGA
- a CDS encoding ABC-F family ATP-binding cassette domain-containing protein — MSDAYVVSSALSFSWPEETLVFDRLSFTVPGGRTGLVAPNGSGKSTLLRLIAGELAPTSGSVTVNGTLGHLPQTLPLTTGLTVAEVLGVAGVVAAIDAVERGEVDEEHFTTIGEDWDIEERTRAELDRLGLGVLTLDQGLESLSGGQIVTLGLAAQLLARPDVLLLDEPTNNLDPDARRRLHAVVDDWRGCLLVVSHDRSLLDRMDRIAELERGELRSYGGNFTAYEEAVSAEREVAEKNVRHAEAELKREKREMQQARERAERRSGNAARNIKNAGLPKILAGARQRKAQESAGKAGNTHADRVGEARARLDEAGRAVRDDTRLVLDLPGTEVPAGRTLFDARKLRLRGLFAGEGADLSVRGPERIALTGPNGAGKSTLLRIITGQLAPEEGEVRRADGRVAYLSQRLDLLDPVLSVAENLAAFAPAMPEADRMNVLARFLFRGQGAHLRAGALSGGELLRATLACVLSAEPAPHLLLLDEPTNNLDLVSVGQLESALTSYRGAFLVVSHDERFLTEIGVTRYLRLAEGELREVAAPRAGE, encoded by the coding sequence ATGTCCGACGCCTACGTCGTCAGCTCCGCACTGTCCTTCTCCTGGCCCGAGGAGACCCTCGTCTTCGACCGGCTCTCCTTCACCGTCCCCGGCGGTCGCACCGGTCTCGTCGCACCCAACGGCAGCGGCAAGAGCACCCTCCTGCGGCTCATCGCCGGTGAACTCGCGCCCACGTCCGGCTCCGTGACGGTCAACGGCACCCTCGGCCACCTGCCGCAGACCCTCCCGCTCACCACCGGCCTCACCGTCGCCGAAGTCCTCGGTGTGGCCGGTGTCGTCGCCGCGATCGACGCGGTGGAGCGCGGCGAGGTGGACGAGGAGCACTTCACCACCATCGGCGAGGACTGGGACATCGAGGAGCGCACCCGCGCCGAGCTGGACCGGCTCGGGCTCGGCGTGCTCACCCTGGACCAGGGCCTGGAGAGCCTGAGCGGCGGCCAGATCGTCACGCTCGGCCTCGCCGCCCAGCTCCTCGCCCGCCCGGACGTCCTCCTCCTCGACGAACCCACCAACAACCTCGACCCCGACGCGCGGCGACGGCTCCACGCCGTGGTCGACGACTGGCGCGGCTGCCTCCTCGTCGTGAGTCACGACCGCTCCCTGCTCGACCGCATGGACCGGATCGCGGAACTGGAACGCGGCGAACTGCGCTCCTACGGCGGCAACTTCACCGCGTACGAGGAGGCGGTGAGCGCCGAGCGCGAGGTCGCCGAGAAGAACGTGCGGCACGCCGAGGCCGAACTCAAGCGCGAGAAGCGGGAGATGCAGCAGGCGCGCGAGCGCGCCGAGCGGCGGTCCGGCAACGCCGCACGCAACATCAAGAACGCCGGGCTGCCCAAGATCCTCGCGGGCGCCCGGCAGCGCAAGGCCCAGGAATCGGCGGGCAAGGCGGGGAACACGCACGCGGACCGGGTCGGCGAGGCGCGGGCCAGGCTCGACGAGGCGGGGCGCGCGGTACGGGACGACACCCGGCTCGTGCTCGACCTCCCGGGCACCGAGGTCCCGGCCGGGCGCACCCTCTTCGACGCCAGGAAACTGCGCCTGCGCGGGCTGTTCGCGGGCGAGGGCGCCGACCTGTCGGTGCGCGGCCCCGAGCGCATCGCGCTGACCGGGCCCAACGGGGCGGGCAAGTCCACCCTGTTGCGGATCATCACGGGGCAGCTCGCGCCGGAGGAGGGAGAGGTGCGCCGTGCGGACGGGCGGGTCGCGTACCTCTCGCAGCGGCTCGACCTGCTCGACCCCGTCCTGAGCGTCGCGGAGAACCTGGCGGCCTTCGCGCCGGCGATGCCGGAGGCCGACCGGATGAATGTGCTGGCACGGTTCCTCTTCCGGGGCCAGGGCGCGCACCTCAGGGCCGGGGCGCTCTCCGGCGGCGAGCTGCTGCGCGCGACGCTCGCGTGCGTCCTGAGCGCCGAGCCCGCCCCGCACCTGCTCCTCCTCGACGAGCCCACCAACAACCTGGACCTCGTGAGCGTCGGCCAGTTGGAGAGCGCGCTCACCTCCTACCGGGGCGCCTTCCTCGTCGTGAGCCACGACGAACGCTTCCTCACGGAGATCGGCGTCACGCGGTACCTGCGGCTCGCGGAGGGAGAGTTGCGGGAGGTCGCCGCCCCGCGGGCGGGGGAGTGA